ACACGCGCGGAAGACTCTGGGAGGAATATAAGCGGACAGGCCGGAGGCGCAAGATTTCGGCGGAGATCAGGCCGGAGTGCGGCCGGCCCACTGGAAAGCCCGGGCCGGGTTGCCGTTCATGGTGACCACCGGGAACTCTTTCCAGAGCAGCGGCTCGAACCCCGCGAAAAGGCCATCCAGCCAGGGACGCTCGTGGTGTCGCAGCACGGCACCCTCGGGCAGCTCGAACACCCCGCGCACGCCGAAGCGGGCCTGGCCGCGCTCGTAGCGCTCCAGGTTGCGGCTGTCGTTCTGCAGAAGGTAGTCGCTCACGTAGAAAATCCCGCCGGGGCGCAGCACGCGGGCCGCCTCGGCCACGAGGCCGCGCTGGCCGCTGTCGGTGGGCACGCAGGTCAGGACCGCGAAGAGCAGGACACAGTCGAAACCGCGGTCCGCGAACGGAAGGCGCGCGCCCTCCAGCAGCCTGTAATCCGGGCCGGGGTGTTCGGCCCGGGCGCGCTCGAGCATGGACGGGGAGGGATCGGCCCCGCTCAGGCGGGTGTAGCCCAGAGCGGCAAGACGGTTCAGAATGCGGCCCCAGCCGCAGCCGTAATCCAGGATCGAAGCCTCAACTGGGAGCTGCCGCTCCAGGAAAGTCTCATCCAGCGGATGGCTGAACGCCTTGCCCCGCGCCGCACCGTTCCAGTACTCCACCTGGCGGGACAGGTCGGTGCCTGCCCGTATTTTGCTCTTCTCCGTGTTCATCATTCTCCAAATACTATCCGGGCGGAGTGTGGAGCAAAAACTTGTAGGGGAGGGTTTGAGACCCTCCCCTACAGATGGATTCACTGTTTTCCACTCCGCGGCAAGAAACGG
Above is a window of bacterium DNA encoding:
- a CDS encoding class I SAM-dependent methyltransferase produces the protein MMNTEKSKIRAGTDLSRQVEYWNGAARGKAFSHPLDETFLERQLPVEASILDYGCGWGRILNRLAALGYTRLSGADPSPSMLERARAEHPGPDYRLLEGARLPFADRGFDCVLLFAVLTCVPTDSGQRGLVAEAARVLRPGGIFYVSDYLLQNDSRNLERYERGQARFGVRGVFELPEGAVLRHHERPWLDGLFAGFEPLLWKEFPVVTMNGNPARAFQWAGRTPA